One Lepidochelys kempii isolate rLepKem1 chromosome 12, rLepKem1.hap2, whole genome shotgun sequence genomic region harbors:
- the ZNF423 gene encoding zinc finger protein 423 isoform X12: MSRRKQAKPRSVKDGDDDPQLSWVASSPSSKDVASPTQMIGDGCDLGIGEEEGGTGLPYPCQFCDKSFIRLSYLKRHEQIHSDKLPFKCTYCSRLFKHKRSRDRHIKLHTGDKKYHCHECEAAFSRSDHLKIHLKTHSSSKPFKCTVCKRGFSSTSSLQSHMQAHKKNKEHMAKTEKEVKKDDFMCDYCEETFSQTEDLEKHVMTRHPQLSEKADLQCIHCPEVFADENSLLSHIHQAHANKKHKCPMCPEQFSSVEEVYCHLDSHRQPDSSNHSVSPDPVLGSVASMSSATPDSSASVERGSTPDSTLKPLRGQKKIRSVEREEGQNWSKVTYSCPYCSKRDFNSLAVLEIHLKTIHADKPQQSHTCQICLDSMPTLYNLNEHVRKVHKNHAYPMMQFNNISAFHCNYCPEMFADINSLQEHIRITHCGPSATPQDGNNAFFCNQCSMGFLTEASLTEHIQQTHCNVGNSKLDSPVVQPTQSFMEVYSCPYCTNSPIFGSILKLTKHIKENHKNIPLAHNKKSKAEQSPVSSDVEVSSPKRQRLSASLNSVSNGEYPCNQCDLKFSNFESFQTHLKLHLELLLRKQSCPQCKEDFDSQESLLQHLTVHYMTTSTHYVCESCDKQFSSVDDLQKHLLDMHTFVLYHCTLCQEVFDSKVSIQVHLAVKHSNEKKMYRCTACNWDFRKEVDLQIHVKHSHLGNPTKSHKCIFCGETFSTEVELQCHITTHSKKYNCKFCSKAFHAIILLEKHLREKHCVFDAGAENGTANGMTPTNKKTEAADLQNMLMKNPDTSNSHEASEDDVDASEPMYGCDICGAAYTMEVLLQNHRLRDHNIRPGEDDCSRKKAEFIKGSHKCNICSRTFFSENGLREHMQTHRGPAKHYMCPICGERFPSLLTLTEHKVTHSKSLDTGTCRICKMPLQSEEEFIEHCQMHPDLRNSLTGFRCVVCMQTVTSTLELKIHGTFHMQKLAGNSAASSPNGQALQKLYKCALCLKEFRNKQDLVKLDVNGLPYGLCAGCMTRGTNGQSSGLTPQEVNERPCGSLRCPECSVKFESAEDLENHIQLDHRDLTPETSGQRKGTQTSPVPRKKTYQCIKCQMTFENEREIQIHVANHMIGAAQTPYGETLPSFPAPALMERRTMKNVTAEEGINHECKLCNQMFDSPAKLLCHLIEHSFEGMGGTFKCPVCFTVFVQANKLQQHIFAVHGQEDKIYDCSQCPQKFFFQTELQNHTLSQHTQ; this comes from the exons ATGGTGATGACGACCCACAACTCTCCTGGGTGGCTTCATCTCCCTCCAGCAAAGATGTTGCATCACCCACTCAGATGATAGGAGATGGGTGTGATCTCGGCAtcggggaggaggaaggggggacTGGCCTGCCATATCCCTGTCAGTTTTGTGATAAGTCCTTCATTCGCCTGAGCTACCTTAAAAGGCACGAGCAGATCCACAGTGACAAACTACCTTTCAAATGTACCTACTGTAGCCGGCTTTTTAAACATAAGAGAAGTAGGGATCGCCACATAAAGCTTCACACGGGGGATAAAAAGTACCATTGCCATGAATGTGAGGCAGCATTCTCTCGCAGCGACCACCTCAAAATTCACCTGAAAACCCACAGTTCGAGCAAGCCATTCAAGTGTACTGTCTGTAAGCGTGgcttttcctccaccagctcatTGCAGAGTCACATGCAAGCTCATAAAAAGAACAAGGAACATATGGCAAAGACTGAGAAAGAGGTGAAGAAGGATGATTTTATGTGTGATTACTGTGAAGAGACATTCAGTCAGACAGAAGATTTGGAGAAGCACGTAATGACACGCCACCCACAGCTTTCTGAGAAGGCAGATTTGCAGTGTATTCATTGTCCTGAAGTATTTGCAGATGAAAACTCACTGCTTTCCCACATTCATCAAGCCCATGCCAACAAAAAACACAAGTGCCCTATGTGCCCTGAGCAGTTTTCTTCAGTGGAGGAAGTCTATTGCCACTTGGATAGCCACAGACAACCTGATTCCAGCAACCACAGTGTCAGCCCTGACCCAGTCTTGGGGAGTGTGGCGTCTATGAGCAGTGCAACACCTGATTCAAGTGCATCGGTAGAACGAGGCTCCACTCCGGACTCCACTTTAAAACCGTTGAGAGGACAAAAGAAGATCAGATCAGTGGAAAGAGAGGAAGGCCAGAACTGGTCTAAAGTCACCTATAGCTGTCCTTACTGCTCCAAGCGTGACTTCAACAGCCTTGCTGTCCTGGAGATCCATTTGAAGACCATTCATGCAGACAAACCTCAACAAAGCCACACATGCCAGATCTGCCTTGATTCCATGCCTACGCTGTACAACTTGAACGAACATGTCAGAAAGGTGCACAAAAACCATGcatatcccatgatgcagtttaaCAACATTTCTGCCTTTCACTGTAACTATTGCCCTGAGATGTTTGCGGATATCAATAGCCTACAGGAGCACATCCGCATCACTCACTGTGGACCAAGTGCTACCCCTCAAGATGGTAACAATGCCTTCTTCTGTAACCAGTGCTCCATGGGCTTTCTGACGGAAGCATCCTTGACTGAGCATATTCAGCAAACTCACTGCAATGTAGGAAACTCAAAATTGGATTCCCCTGTTGTTCAGCCAACACAGTCTTTTATGGAAGTTTATTCTTGCCCTTATTGCACAAACTCCCCCATTTTTGGCTCCATCCTGAAGCTTACAAAGCACATTAAAGAAAACCACAAGAACATTCCTCTGGCACACAATAAGAAGTCAAAAGCAGAGCAGAGTCCAGTTTCTTCTGATGTTGAAGTCTCTTCCCCTAAAAGGCAGCGGCTTTCTGCCAGCTTAAACTCAGTTTCTAATGGTGAATACCCATGTAATCAGTGTGATCTAAAGTTCTCTAATTTTGAAAGTTTTCAAACTCATTTAAAGTTACATTTGGAGTTGCTTTTAAGGAAACAGTCTTGCCCTCAGTGTAAAGAAGATTTTGATTCTCAGGAATCTCTCCTGCAGCACCTCACAGTACACTACATGACAACTTCTACCCATTATGTATGTGAGAGCTGTGACAAACAGTTTTCTTCAGTGGATGATTTGCAGAAGCATTTGCTGGACATGCATACTTTTGTGTTGTATCACTGCACCCTTTGCCAAGAGGTTTTTGATTCCAAGGTATCTATCCAAGTACATCTGGCAGTCAAGCATAGCAATGAAAAGAAGATGTATCGTTGTACAGCCTGTAATTGGGATTTTAGAAAGGAGGTGGACCTTCAGATCCATGTAAAGCATAGCCATTTGGGCAATCCAACAAAGTCACATAAATGCATCTTCTGTGGAGAGACCTTCAGCACTGAAGTAGAACTGCAGTGCCACATCACAACCCACAGTAAAAAATACAACTGTAAGTTCTGCAGCAAAGCTTTCCATGCTATCATCTTGCTTGAAAAACATTTGCGGGAGAAACATTGTGTCTTTGATGCTGGGGCTGAGAATGGTACAGCTAATGGCATGACCCCAACTAATAAAAAGACGGAAGCTGCAGATCTCCAGAACATGTTGATGAAGAATCCGGATACTTCAAACAGTCATGAGGCTAGTGAGGATGATGTAGATGCTTCTGAGCCGATGTATGGTTGTGATATTTGTGGGGCTGCCTATACCATGGAAGTCCTTTTGCAAAACCATCGTTTAAGAGATCATAACATTAGACCTGGGGAGGATGATTGTTCTAGGAAGAAAGCAGAATTCATCAAAGGTAGCCACAAGTGTAACATCTGCTCAAGGACCTTTTTCTCAGAAAATGGCCTCAGAGAGCATATGCAGACCCACCGAGGTCCAGCTAAGCACTACATGTGCCCCATTTGTGGGGAGCGCTTCCcgtcccttctgaccctgacaGAGCACAAAGTCACTCATAGCAAGAGTTTGGATACGGGAACGTGCAGGATCTGCAAAATGCCACTGCAGAGTGAGGAAGAATTTATTGAGCACTGCCAGATGCATCCGGATCTCAGAAATTCCCTCACTGGGTTTCGCTGTGTTGTCTGTATGCAGACAGTCACCTCTACCCTTGAGCTGAAAATTCATGGAACGTTCCATATGCAGAAATTGGCAGGAAACTCTGCAGCCTCTTCTCCCAATGGTCAGGCTTTGCAGAAACTCTACAAGTGTGCTTTGTGCTTGAAAGAGTTCCGGAACAAGCAGGACTTGGTGAAACTGGATGTTAACGGCCTGCCATATGGCCTGTGTGCTGGATGCATGACCAGGGGTACCAACGGACAGTCTTCAGGCTTGACCCCCCAGGAAGTGAATGAGAGACCGTGTGGCAGTCTGAGGTGCCCAGAGTGTAGTGTCAAATTTGAAAGTGCTGAAGACCTAGAGAACCACATTCAGTTAGATCACCGAGACCTGACACCTGAGACTAGCGGCCAAAGGAAGGGTACCCAGACATCCCCTGTTCCCAGA AAAAAGACGTATCAGTGCATCAAGTGCCAGATGACCTTTGAGAATGAAAGAGAGATACAAATCCATGTTGCAAACCATATGATTG GTGCAGCCCAAACCCCATATGGTGAGACGTTACCTTCTTTTCCAGCTCCTGCACTGATGGAGAGGAGGACTATGAAAAATGTCACTGCAG